One segment of Thermoanaerobacter kivui DNA contains the following:
- the kdpC gene encoding potassium-transporting ATPase subunit KdpC, giving the protein MNELKKAIKFVFVLMVLLGLVYPFVMTAIANLLFPYQANGSIIMLDGKPVGSELIGQKFTDSRWFMGRPSVVDYNAESSGGTNYALSNPKFKEEVEKNIEEFLKKNPGVKRSDIPADIVTSSGSGLDPHISPEAAYLQVKRVAAANHLPEEVVKKLVDKNVEGRFLGIFGEPRINVLKLNLSLLEEIKRTKK; this is encoded by the coding sequence ATGAATGAATTAAAAAAAGCAATCAAATTTGTATTTGTCTTGATGGTTTTGCTGGGGCTTGTGTATCCTTTTGTAATGACAGCAATTGCAAATTTATTATTTCCTTATCAGGCAAATGGTAGTATAATTATGTTAGACGGTAAACCAGTTGGTTCAGAACTCATTGGTCAGAAATTTACCGATTCAAGGTGGTTTATGGGCAGACCTTCTGTTGTAGATTACAATGCTGAATCTTCGGGTGGTACTAATTATGCTCTCTCTAATCCTAAGTTCAAGGAAGAGGTTGAAAAAAACATTGAAGAGTTTTTGAAGAAAAATCCTGGGGTAAAAAGAAGTGACATACCTGCAGACATAGTTACATCCTCTGGATCTGGTTTAGACCCGCATATTTCACCGGAGGCTGCTTACTTGCAAGTCAAAAGAGTCGCGGCAGCAAATCACTTACCAGAAGAGGTTGTAAAGAAACTGGTAGACAAAAACGTTGAAGGGAGATTCTTAGGTATTTTCGGAGAACCTCGTATCAACGTGTTGAAGCTAAACTTGAGTCTTTTGGAAGAAATTAAGCGTACTAAAAAGTGA
- the kdpB gene encoding potassium-transporting ATPase subunit KdpB yields MKRKKEIKTMSREIVLGAIKNSFLKLNPLKMYKNPVMFVVEVGMFITLLATIFPTYFGSTYDEVGYNALITFILFVTVLFANFAEALAEGRGKAQADTLKKTKKETMAKLIKSDGSIKMVKSSELKKGDIVLCEAGDIIPADGEIIEGLAAIDESAITGESAPVIKEAGGDFSSVTGGTKVISDSIKVQVTVDEGESFLDRMIKMVEGAKRQKSPNEIALTTVLVSLTIIFIIVVMTLYPMAKFVHVRISATTLIALLVCLIPTTIGGLLSAIGIAGMDRVTRFNVIAMSGKAVEAAGDIDTMLLDKTGTITFGNRLAADFIPVGGHKKEEVTYYALISSLKDLTPEGRSIVDLAKKMGAKAEDDILEGAEVVEFTAETRMSGLNLKDGTIVRKGSYDKIKEYVESKGGEIPEDLQEVVERISLLGGTPLIVVKNNEVLGVIYLKDTIKPGMKERFKQLRAMGIKTIMITGDNPLTAKTIAEEAGVDEFIAESKPEDKINVIKKEQALGRLVAMTGDGTNDAPALAQADVGLAMNSGTMAAKEAANMVDLDSDPTKIIEVVAIGKQLLMTRGALTTFSIANDVAKYFAILPAIISGTLPSIRVLDIMKLSSPTNAILSALIFNAIIIPVLIPIAMRGVKYKPMSANALLTRNLLIYGLGGLIAPFVGIKLIDMIISLIF; encoded by the coding sequence ATGAAAAGAAAAAAAGAAATAAAAACGATGAGTAGAGAAATTGTATTAGGTGCTATCAAAAACTCTTTTTTGAAACTTAATCCTCTTAAAATGTATAAAAATCCTGTGATGTTTGTGGTAGAGGTAGGTATGTTTATTACACTGTTGGCTACAATATTTCCTACTTATTTTGGAAGTACTTACGACGAAGTGGGATATAACGCTTTAATCACTTTTATATTGTTTGTAACAGTGCTTTTTGCTAATTTTGCAGAAGCACTGGCAGAAGGAAGAGGGAAAGCTCAAGCAGATACCCTTAAAAAGACAAAAAAAGAGACTATGGCAAAACTCATTAAAAGTGATGGAAGCATAAAAATGGTTAAGTCCTCTGAGCTTAAAAAAGGGGATATAGTGCTTTGTGAGGCAGGAGATATAATTCCGGCTGATGGAGAAATAATAGAAGGGCTTGCTGCAATTGATGAGTCTGCAATAACAGGTGAATCTGCACCAGTTATAAAAGAAGCTGGTGGTGATTTTAGCTCGGTTACTGGTGGGACAAAGGTAATAAGCGATAGCATTAAAGTCCAAGTTACTGTTGACGAAGGGGAATCTTTTTTAGACAGAATGATAAAAATGGTAGAAGGAGCCAAAAGGCAGAAATCTCCTAATGAAATTGCTTTGACTACTGTTTTAGTGAGTTTGACAATAATTTTTATAATTGTTGTTATGACCCTATACCCAATGGCTAAATTTGTCCATGTAAGAATAAGTGCTACTACATTGATTGCTTTGTTAGTTTGCTTAATACCAACTACAATTGGAGGTCTTCTTTCTGCGATAGGCATTGCAGGTATGGATAGAGTTACACGCTTTAATGTAATTGCTATGTCAGGAAAAGCAGTGGAAGCTGCTGGCGACATCGATACAATGCTATTAGATAAGACAGGTACAATCACTTTTGGAAACAGATTGGCTGCTGACTTTATACCAGTAGGTGGACATAAAAAAGAGGAGGTCACTTACTATGCCCTCATTTCTTCATTGAAAGACTTGACTCCTGAAGGAAGGTCAATAGTAGACCTTGCCAAGAAAATGGGGGCAAAAGCAGAGGATGATATTTTAGAAGGAGCAGAAGTTGTTGAGTTTACTGCTGAAACAAGGATGAGCGGTTTAAATTTAAAAGATGGCACTATTGTAAGAAAAGGGTCTTATGACAAAATAAAAGAGTATGTAGAGTCTAAGGGTGGGGAAATTCCTGAAGATTTACAGGAAGTAGTTGAAAGGATATCTCTGTTAGGTGGTACTCCTCTTATCGTAGTAAAAAACAACGAAGTATTAGGGGTGATATACCTTAAAGATACTATAAAACCCGGCATGAAAGAGCGTTTTAAACAGCTTAGGGCAATGGGAATTAAAACTATTATGATAACAGGAGATAATCCTTTGACAGCTAAGACTATTGCAGAGGAAGCTGGTGTTGACGAATTTATTGCAGAGAGCAAGCCGGAGGATAAGATAAATGTCATTAAAAAAGAACAGGCATTAGGGCGACTAGTTGCCATGACAGGGGATGGTACAAATGATGCGCCTGCACTTGCTCAGGCAGATGTTGGACTTGCTATGAATAGCGGTACAATGGCTGCAAAAGAAGCTGCAAATATGGTGGATTTAGACTCAGACCCTACAAAAATTATAGAGGTTGTGGCAATTGGGAAACAGCTTCTTATGACAAGAGGAGCATTGACTACTTTTAGTATTGCCAATGATGTGGCGAAGTATTTTGCAATACTTCCTGCTATTATATCAGGAACACTGCCATCTATAAGGGTGCTAGATATAATGAAACTTTCTTCTCCAACGAATGCCATATTATCTGCCTTAATATTCAATGCCATAATAATACCAGTTTTGATTCCTATCGCCATGAGGGGAGTAAAATATAAGCCTATGAGTGCTAATGCCTTATTGACCAGGAATTTGCTTATTTATGGCTTAGGTGGTTTGATTGCGCCTTTTGTAGGCATAAAACTGATAGACATGATAATATCTTTGATATTTTAA
- the kdpDN gene encoding KdpD-like non-kinase potassium sensor (KdpDN resembles contains the N-terminal sensor region of KdpD but lacks the C-terminal histidine kinase region.): MMEKKSPDYFLREIERAKKGRLKIYIGAAPGVGKTYHMLRDANEMKSRGIDVVIGFVETYGRKDTEEQIGDLEIIPLKEINYKGVIIKEMDLEAILKRKPQVVVVDELAHTNAPGSKNEKRYQDVLELIDNGISVMTAVNIQHFESLNDYVNRMTNVKVRETIPDKLLEISDEVEVVDVSPETLIERLKNGKIYSPDKIETALNNFFRIGNLSALRELTLREVANEVDDRLIEYKNRKNVIGLKGAQEKILVCVNLRFNAEYLIRRGYRLAKMLKADLFVLHVYNEDDLRDHKKLKKLDEITMLCNKLEAKFFMVKSNDPAKAIIKFAEENAITQIVVGQSVRRRIDEIIRGSIVRRIMKGTKFIDVLVVADPRG, encoded by the coding sequence ATGATGGAGAAGAAGTCCCCCGATTATTTTTTGAGAGAGATCGAAAGAGCTAAAAAAGGAAGATTGAAGATATACATTGGGGCTGCTCCCGGTGTGGGTAAAACCTATCACATGTTAAGGGATGCTAATGAGATGAAATCAAGGGGTATAGACGTTGTGATAGGTTTTGTAGAGACATACGGAAGAAAAGACACTGAGGAGCAGATAGGTGATCTTGAGATTATTCCTTTAAAGGAAATAAATTACAAAGGTGTAATTATTAAGGAAATGGATTTGGAGGCTATTTTAAAAAGGAAGCCACAGGTTGTGGTGGTAGATGAATTAGCCCATACCAATGCTCCTGGTTCTAAAAATGAAAAAAGGTATCAAGATGTTTTAGAGCTTATCGACAACGGAATAAGTGTTATGACAGCTGTTAATATACAGCATTTTGAAAGCCTTAATGACTATGTAAACAGAATGACAAATGTCAAAGTAAGGGAAACCATCCCAGACAAGCTTTTGGAGATAAGTGACGAGGTTGAAGTGGTAGATGTTTCTCCAGAGACTTTAATAGAGAGGCTCAAAAACGGGAAAATTTATAGCCCTGATAAGATTGAGACTGCACTCAATAACTTTTTTAGAATTGGCAACCTTTCAGCTTTAAGAGAACTCACATTAAGAGAAGTGGCTAATGAAGTTGATGATAGGCTTATTGAGTATAAAAATAGAAAAAATGTTATAGGATTAAAAGGAGCACAGGAAAAAATATTAGTTTGTGTGAATTTGAGATTTAATGCAGAGTATTTGATACGGAGAGGTTACAGGCTGGCAAAAATGCTCAAAGCAGACCTATTTGTCCTACATGTTTACAATGAGGATGACTTGAGAGACCATAAAAAGCTTAAAAAACTTGACGAAATCACTATGCTGTGCAATAAATTGGAAGCGAAATTTTTTATGGTGAAGTCCAATGACCCTGCTAAAGCTATAATAAAATTTGCAGAGGAAAATGCCATTACTCAAATTGTAGTAGGGCAGTCTGTGAGAAGGAGAATTGATGAAATAATAAGGGGATCTATTGTTAGAAGAATAATGAAAGGTACTAAATTCATAGATGTTCTTGTTGTGGCTGATCCAAGAGGATGA
- the kdpA gene encoding potassium-transporting ATPase subunit KdpA has protein sequence MYSNIELFTMILVVVLLTKPVGTYMYKIFEYKPMKLDKVFLPVENFIYKLSGINAEEEISWKKYALSFLLVNTVMMIIGYIILRIQRFLPLNPTGVKNMESSLAFNTAISFTTNTNIQHYAGENGVTFLSQMIVIVFLMFTSAASGLATAAAIMRGLSRKTDGLGNFYADFVRVVVRLLLPISAIVTLILVWQGVPQTFAGKVVVDTLEGGKQTIITGPVAVLESIKHLGTNGGGFFEANSSHPFENPTWLTNMIEMLLMMLLPASLIYTYGLMINNKKHALVLYISLFVIFILLAVGAVYAESHPGVAYSKLHIDGTPYGNYEGKEVRFGVSQSSLFATVTTAFTTGSVDSMHDSYTPLGGAVPLILMMLNTIFGGDGAGLQNIIMYTILTVFLTGLMVGRTPEYLGRKIETKEIKLIALAILVHPFLILFSSALTVMLKVGASSVTNPLYHGLTQVLYEFSSAAANNGSEFAGFIGNTVFMNIMTGLVMFFGRYITIILMLAVAGSMAEKIPAPPSPGTFRTDNALFGAIFIAIVVIVGALTFFPAIILGPISEFLSMT, from the coding sequence ATGTATTCGAATATAGAACTTTTTACTATGATATTGGTTGTAGTTCTTTTAACTAAACCAGTTGGGACTTATATGTACAAAATATTTGAGTATAAACCGATGAAATTGGACAAAGTTTTTTTACCTGTAGAAAATTTTATATATAAACTTTCAGGGATCAATGCAGAAGAAGAAATAAGCTGGAAAAAATATGCATTGTCCTTTTTGCTTGTTAATACGGTAATGATGATAATTGGGTATATTATATTGCGAATACAAAGATTTTTGCCTTTAAATCCTACTGGAGTTAAAAACATGGAGTCTTCTCTTGCTTTTAACACGGCAATAAGCTTTACGACAAATACAAACATTCAACACTATGCTGGGGAAAATGGCGTAACTTTTTTAAGCCAAATGATCGTAATAGTATTTTTGATGTTTACTTCTGCGGCTTCAGGGTTAGCGACTGCAGCAGCTATAATGAGAGGACTTAGCAGAAAAACAGATGGATTGGGAAATTTTTATGCAGATTTTGTAAGAGTAGTAGTAAGGCTTCTGCTTCCTATCTCTGCAATTGTCACTCTTATATTAGTATGGCAAGGAGTTCCTCAAACTTTTGCTGGGAAAGTAGTTGTGGATACATTAGAAGGTGGTAAGCAAACTATTATAACAGGTCCCGTAGCTGTATTAGAGTCAATTAAACACTTAGGAACAAATGGCGGTGGATTTTTTGAGGCGAATTCTTCTCACCCATTTGAAAATCCTACTTGGCTTACCAATATGATTGAGATGCTTCTTATGATGCTTTTACCTGCATCTTTAATTTACACTTATGGGTTAATGATAAACAATAAAAAACACGCTTTGGTATTATACATTTCCTTGTTTGTGATTTTTATTCTTTTGGCTGTTGGAGCAGTTTATGCGGAAAGTCATCCAGGAGTGGCTTATTCGAAATTACATATTGATGGTACGCCTTATGGAAATTATGAAGGAAAAGAAGTTCGCTTTGGAGTCTCACAATCTTCACTATTTGCGACTGTGACTACTGCTTTTACAACAGGTTCTGTTGACAGCATGCACGATTCTTATACACCTTTAGGAGGAGCAGTGCCGCTTATCCTCATGATGTTAAATACCATTTTTGGAGGAGATGGAGCAGGACTTCAGAATATAATAATGTATACAATATTGACGGTATTTTTGACAGGGCTTATGGTAGGAAGAACTCCAGAATATTTAGGAAGAAAAATTGAAACTAAAGAGATAAAACTTATAGCCCTTGCAATATTGGTTCACCCTTTTTTGATACTTTTTTCATCTGCTTTGACAGTGATGCTAAAAGTGGGAGCTTCTTCTGTAACGAATCCACTGTACCATGGACTTACGCAAGTGTTATATGAGTTTTCTTCTGCGGCGGCAAATAATGGTTCTGAATTTGCAGGATTTATAGGAAACACTGTGTTTATGAATATAATGACAGGTTTAGTTATGTTCTTTGGAAGATATATAACCATTATTCTTATGTTAGCTGTTGCAGGTTCTATGGCGGAGAAAATTCCTGCACCGCCATCGCCAGGTACTTTTAGAACAGACAATGCTTTGTTTGGAGCAATTTTTATAGCGATTGTTGTAATTGTAGGAGCTCTTACTTTCTTCCCAGCGATAATATTAGGACCTATTTCTGAGTTTTTGAGCATGACGTAA
- a CDS encoding sugar phosphate nucleotidyltransferase: MKGIIMAGGEGSRLRPLTAGIPKPMVPVAGQPAIKHIIEHLYKYNVKDIAITLFYLPHKIKEYVEQEYGSKIKFYIEDKPLGTAGSVKNAKDFLNDTFIVMSGDVITDVNVKEVYEFHKRNGAKVTLILTKVDVPLEYGVVIIDEKGRIKKFLEKPSWGEVFSDTVNTGIYIIEPEILEFIPQGKSFDFSKDLFPYLLQNNIPMYGYITEGYWCDIGNTAQYISSHFDILKGAVDLGYKEILLKEGIMMGENVKISPNAIIIPPVIIGDNSVIEENTVVGPNVIVGRSNHIKQGSTLKNSILWDDVIVGQNSELRGCVVCKNVTIFNNVRIFENSVIGENCNLRAFSEIKPDVKVWPDKTVEEGFVVIKDIVWGNGKKQLFFGERGIKGVFNYDITPEMAVEVGEAFGNVFTGNIIVGHDGDFVSKFVSNLISYGLLSSGCDVLYADYAFLPAIRYGIRKNKLEGGVYVETEEPDKLRVLFMDKNGCDIDRNAEKKIENKLKIYDIKRISRENLKDLKKISVQQDYIDNLFSQRKDYLKIKVKPYNEETKQILEGIGKSKFFNITEKDYDVGLIFSKNGEQIRLYDEKGREFDDDELYYMRMLLAEKEGVKSFVIPFNSSNFLTEFAKEFSIEPLKSKISHKDRMKKIIETEGVIKDRVSQFSLSFDGLSFFLKLLDYLDETRTKLSYIKDKFPLRYKINKSIKCEWKDKGKIIRMLFEKADEKVTEFVDGLKFNHGDSWVLVLPDSELPACNIYVEAPTMEKAYQLFSQYEKEVRNILNSEDEK; this comes from the coding sequence ATGAAAGGGATAATCATGGCAGGTGGAGAAGGAAGTAGACTAAGACCTTTAACAGCAGGGATTCCTAAACCCATGGTCCCTGTTGCAGGACAACCAGCAATAAAACACATAATAGAACATTTATACAAATATAACGTGAAAGATATAGCTATTACACTCTTTTATTTGCCTCACAAAATAAAAGAATATGTGGAACAAGAATACGGCAGTAAAATAAAATTTTATATAGAAGATAAACCATTAGGGACGGCGGGCAGTGTTAAAAATGCTAAGGATTTTTTGAATGACACTTTTATTGTGATGAGTGGAGATGTCATAACGGATGTAAATGTAAAAGAAGTTTATGAATTCCACAAAAGAAATGGTGCAAAAGTTACTCTCATCTTAACAAAAGTTGATGTGCCATTGGAATACGGAGTTGTCATTATTGACGAAAAAGGACGCATAAAAAAATTTTTAGAGAAACCTTCGTGGGGAGAAGTATTCAGTGACACAGTAAATACCGGAATTTATATCATTGAGCCGGAAATATTGGAGTTTATTCCTCAGGGCAAGTCTTTTGATTTCAGTAAAGATTTATTCCCTTATTTGCTACAAAATAATATACCAATGTATGGATACATTACAGAGGGGTATTGGTGTGACATAGGCAACACAGCACAATATATAAGCAGCCATTTTGACATCTTAAAAGGAGCTGTAGATTTAGGCTATAAAGAAATTCTACTAAAAGAAGGAATAATGATGGGGGAAAATGTAAAAATCTCTCCTAATGCTATAATTATACCTCCGGTGATAATCGGAGATAATTCTGTAATTGAAGAAAATACGGTTGTAGGTCCAAATGTAATTGTGGGGAGAAGCAATCACATCAAACAGGGAAGTACATTAAAAAACAGCATATTGTGGGATGATGTGATTGTTGGTCAAAACTCTGAACTTAGAGGATGTGTGGTGTGCAAAAATGTGACTATTTTTAATAATGTACGGATTTTTGAAAATAGTGTAATAGGGGAAAACTGCAATTTAAGGGCTTTCTCCGAGATAAAGCCTGATGTAAAGGTATGGCCTGATAAAACCGTTGAAGAGGGATTTGTTGTCATAAAAGACATTGTATGGGGAAATGGCAAAAAACAATTGTTTTTTGGCGAAAGAGGGATAAAAGGTGTCTTCAACTATGATATAACTCCAGAGATGGCGGTGGAGGTTGGAGAAGCTTTTGGCAATGTCTTTACAGGCAATATAATTGTGGGACATGACGGGGACTTTGTTTCAAAGTTTGTAAGCAATTTAATTTCTTACGGACTTTTATCTTCGGGTTGCGACGTTCTGTATGCCGATTACGCTTTTTTGCCAGCTATAAGGTATGGTATAAGAAAGAACAAGTTAGAAGGAGGAGTCTATGTAGAAACAGAAGAGCCTGATAAATTGAGAGTTTTGTTTATGGATAAAAACGGATGTGATATTGACAGAAATGCGGAGAAAAAGATAGAGAATAAGCTAAAAATTTACGATATTAAGAGGATTAGCCGTGAAAATCTAAAAGACCTTAAAAAGATTTCTGTTCAACAGGATTATATTGATAATCTTTTTAGCCAAAGAAAAGATTATTTAAAAATTAAAGTTAAACCATATAATGAAGAAACAAAGCAAATATTAGAAGGAATAGGTAAAAGTAAATTTTTTAACATAACAGAGAAAGACTATGATGTAGGGCTTATATTTTCTAAAAATGGAGAGCAAATAAGACTTTATGATGAAAAAGGAAGAGAATTTGATGATGACGAGCTTTACTATATGAGAATGCTACTTGCAGAAAAAGAGGGAGTTAAAAGCTTTGTTATTCCCTTTAACAGTTCTAATTTTTTGACGGAATTTGCAAAAGAATTTAGCATCGAACCTTTAAAAAGCAAGATTTCCCACAAAGACAGAATGAAAAAGATTATAGAAACAGAAGGAGTAATAAAAGACAGGGTTTCACAGTTCAGTTTAAGTTTTGACGGCTTAAGTTTCTTTTTAAAGCTTTTAGACTATTTAGATGAAACGAGAACAAAACTTTCCTATATAAAAGATAAATTTCCTTTAAGATATAAAATAAATAAAAGCATAAAGTGTGAGTGGAAAGATAAAGGAAAAATAATTAGAATGCTTTTTGAAAAAGCTGACGAAAAAGTAACAGAGTTTGTAGATGGTTTAAAATTTAACCATGGAGACTCGTGGGTGTTGGTGTTACCAGATAGCGAATTACCAGCCTGTAATATTTATGTTGAAGCACCTACAATGGAAAAAGCTTACCAACTTTTCTCGCAGTATGAAAAAGAAGTGCGAAATATTTTAAATAGTGAAGATGAAAAATAA
- a CDS encoding potassium-transporting ATPase subunit F: MALLYGVFFLLLIYLFYALIHPEEF; the protein is encoded by the coding sequence TTGGCATTATTATATGGGGTTTTTTTTCTTTTGCTCATTTATTTATTTTATGCACTAATACATCCAGAAGAGTTTTAA